The genome window CCTGTGTTGCTCACGCCCGTTGGCCGCCGTTACTTTGACGAGCAAGGCAAGCGCAAGGATGACCACGGCGACTACCCCGGCGTAGTGAAGGAGGTAGCCAAAACCCAGAAAGTACCCCTGATTGACTTGCACGAAACCAGCTGGGGCCTGTACTCCCAACTCGGCGACGCCGGTTCCAAGCCCTTGTTCTGGAGCTACCAGAACGGCGCCAACAACACGAAGCTCGATAACACGCACTTCTCTGCTTATGGCGCGGAGCGGGTGGCGCAGCTGGTAGCTCAGGACGTGAAAAAGATGAACCTAGGCATTGCCAGCCACCTGCAGCCCCTGGCCTTCACGGGCAAGTACCAGTACGATTTGCCGGTAGTGCTTCAGCCTACTTTTAACAAGGATACCTTCAACATCACGAAGTACGGGGCCGTAGCCGATGGCCAAACCCTGAACACCGAAGCCTTCCGCAAAGCCATTGAGGCCTGCAGCCAGAAGGGTGGGGTAGTGCTGGTGCCGCGCGGATTGTGGCTCACGGGCCCCATTCAGCTGAAAAGCAACGTAAACCTGCACGTGGCCAAGGGCGCCCTGGTGCAATTCAGCAACAAGCTCTCCGACTATCAGCTGATTAAAACCAACTGGGAAGGCGAGGACGCCGTGCGCAACCAGTCGCCCATTTCCGGCTACGACCTGGAGAACATTGCCATTACCGGCGAGGGCACCTTTGATGGGGCCGGCGACGCTTGGCGCATGGTGAAAAAGGAAAAGCTCAACGCCGGGCAGTGGCAGCGGCTGGTAAAATCGGGTGGGGTAGTGGATGAGAAGGGCACAACCTGGTACCCCTCGGCTAGCTCCCTGAAAGGCTCCACGCTCAACAAGCCTTGGACAATTAAGGCGGGTCAGCAGCCCGACTACAGCAAGTATCAGGAGTTCAAGGACTTTCTGCGGCCCAACATGCTCAGCCTGCAGCGCTGCAAGCAGATTCTGCTGGAAGGCTTCACCATCCAGAACTCCCCGGCCTGGACCATTCACCCCCTGCTCTGCGACAACATCACCCTGCGCAACGTCACGGCCCGCAACCCCTGGTACGGCCAGAACACCGACGCGCTAGACCTGGAATCGTGCCGCAACGGCCTGGTGGAAGGCTGCACTTTCGACGTGGGCGACGACGGCATCTGCATCAAATCGGGCCGCGACGAGGAAGGCCGCCGGCGCGGCGTGCCCACCGAGAACTTTATTATCCGTGACACGAAAGTGTATCATGCCCACGGCGGCTTCGTGATTGGCTCGGAAATGTCGGGTGGGGCGCGCAACATCTACGTAAACAACTGCACCTTCATGGGCACCGACGTGGGCTTGCGCTTTAAAACAGCCCGAGGCCGCGGCGGGGTAGTAGAAAACATCTTCGTGGATGGCGTGGACATGACGGACATTGCCGGCGAGGCCATTCTTTTCGACATGTACTACGCCGCCAAAGACCCGGTGCAAGTAAACGGCGACGCCTACGGCATTCCGGAAATCAAGGCCGAGCCATTGGGCGAAGGCACGCCCCAGTTTCGCGGCTTCCGCATCAAGAACGTCACCTGTAAGGGCGCCAACACGGGTATTCTGGTGCGCGGTCTGCCGGAAATGGCCATTAAAGACGTGGACATTGAAAACACAGTGCTGGAAAGCAATAAAGGCCTAGTGTGCCAGGAAGCCGACGGGATCCGCCTCAAGAACGTGACCCTGATTTCCAAGCAAACCAACCCCGTGCTGGAAGTCCAAAACAGCCGCAACATCAGCTTCGACAACCTGCGCTACGCTCCCGGCGCCGACCTGCTACTGCGCGTTACGGGTAGCCGCAGCAAGGCCGTAACCCTGCGCAACACCGACACCAAAGCCGCGAAAAAAGGCGTAGAAATGGGTGAGAAAGTGGCCAAGAAAGTCGTGACGGTTTCTAAGCTGTAATGGCGCCTCCAGAGCGAAGCATCTCCTTAAAATCCCCGACACGCTACTCCCTACCCATGCTCTCCCGCCGCTTCTTGCTTTCCGGTCTGCTGCTCGCCTCGCTTACTTCCCAGGCCCAAACCACGCCCAGCACGGGACGGCCGATGTCGCAGCGCATGGCGGATGCCTTCATCAGCTGGCACCCCGATTCCATCGTCATTGGCAACCGCAAAACGGCCCGTTGGGACTACGAGCAGGGGCTGATGCTGAAGGCCCTGGAGCGGGTGTGGCAGCGCACCGGCGACGGGCGCTACTTCACCTACATTCAGAAAGACCTCGACCAGTTTGTGCGGCCCGATGGCACCATTCGCACCTACAAGCTGGAAGACTACAACCTCGATAACCTGACCACCGGCCACGCCCTGCTCACGCTCAGCCAGATGTCGGTGCCCCAGGCCGAGAAGTACCAGAAAGCGGCCCAACTGCTGCGCAAGCAGCTGGAAGGGCAGCCGCGCACCAAGGCCGGCGGCTTCTGGCACAAGAAGGTGTACCCCAACCAGATGTGGCTGGATGGCCTCTACATGGCCGAGCCCTTCTACGCCGAGTACAGCAAGGCCTTCAACCAGCCCGCTGGCTTCGACGACGTAGCCAAGCAATTTGCCCTCATCGAGAAGAACCTGGTGGACCCCAAAACCGGCCTGCTTTACCACGGCTACGATGAAAGCAGGGAGCAAAAGTGGGCCAACAAGCAAACGGGCCAGTCGCCGAACTTCTGGGACCGGGGCATGGGCTGGTACGCCATGGCCCTGGTAGATGTGCTGGACTATTTCCCTCAGAACCACCCGCAGCGCCAGCAGCTTATCAAAAACGTGCAGCGCCTGGCGCCCGTGCTGGCAAAATACCAAGACCCCAAAACGGGCACCTGGGCGCTGGTGGTCGACCAGGCCGCGCGCAAAGGCAACTACCAGGAGGCTTCCGGCAGCAGCATGTTCGTGTACTTTCTGCAGAAAGGCGTGCGCATGGGTTACCTCGATAAAAAGTACGCCGAGGTGGCCCGCAAAGGTTATGACGGCCTGCTTAAGCAATTCGTGGCCACGGAAGGTAGCAGCGC of Hymenobacter sublimis contains these proteins:
- a CDS encoding glycosyl hydrolase family 28 protein, which codes for MKPFAVLLLAVALLAFRPAADDRKTTIFLVGDSTMSDKPLDKAERGWGMYFRQYFDGGVAIQNHAMNGRSTRNFRHEGRWAKVLEQLKPGDWVFIQFGHNDSKQEDTARYAAPQTAYRQNLTRYVQEARAKGANPVLLTPVGRRYFDEQGKRKDDHGDYPGVVKEVAKTQKVPLIDLHETSWGLYSQLGDAGSKPLFWSYQNGANNTKLDNTHFSAYGAERVAQLVAQDVKKMNLGIASHLQPLAFTGKYQYDLPVVLQPTFNKDTFNITKYGAVADGQTLNTEAFRKAIEACSQKGGVVLVPRGLWLTGPIQLKSNVNLHVAKGALVQFSNKLSDYQLIKTNWEGEDAVRNQSPISGYDLENIAITGEGTFDGAGDAWRMVKKEKLNAGQWQRLVKSGGVVDEKGTTWYPSASSLKGSTLNKPWTIKAGQQPDYSKYQEFKDFLRPNMLSLQRCKQILLEGFTIQNSPAWTIHPLLCDNITLRNVTARNPWYGQNTDALDLESCRNGLVEGCTFDVGDDGICIKSGRDEEGRRRGVPTENFIIRDTKVYHAHGGFVIGSEMSGGARNIYVNNCTFMGTDVGLRFKTARGRGGVVENIFVDGVDMTDIAGEAILFDMYYAAKDPVQVNGDAYGIPEIKAEPLGEGTPQFRGFRIKNVTCKGANTGILVRGLPEMAIKDVDIENTVLESNKGLVCQEADGIRLKNVTLISKQTNPVLEVQNSRNISFDNLRYAPGADLLLRVTGSRSKAVTLRNTDTKAAKKGVEMGEKVAKKVVTVSKL
- a CDS encoding glycoside hydrolase family 88/105 protein; translated protein: MLSRRFLLSGLLLASLTSQAQTTPSTGRPMSQRMADAFISWHPDSIVIGNRKTARWDYEQGLMLKALERVWQRTGDGRYFTYIQKDLDQFVRPDGTIRTYKLEDYNLDNLTTGHALLTLSQMSVPQAEKYQKAAQLLRKQLEGQPRTKAGGFWHKKVYPNQMWLDGLYMAEPFYAEYSKAFNQPAGFDDVAKQFALIEKNLVDPKTGLLYHGYDESREQKWANKQTGQSPNFWDRGMGWYAMALVDVLDYFPQNHPQRQQLIKNVQRLAPVLAKYQDPKTGTWALVVDQAARKGNYQEASGSSMFVYFLQKGVRMGYLDKKYAEVARKGYDGLLKQFVATEGSSALAFNGTVSVGGLGGNPYRDGSFEYYLSEPLRKNDLKGVGPFILASLEMEVAAESTLGKGKTVAVDNYFNHELRKNALSGQEETWHYTWDERTHGGFYFWGQQLRDLGAKTATITTAPTAAALKGVDVYIIVDPDTKKETAKPNFVQPADVQALTKWVKDGGTLVLMANDTSNCEIPRFNTLAQAFGIQFKSQNLNMVKGTQFEQGRVELPAGNAVFKTARAAYIKELAPLDVKAPAQPLVSQGGSVIMATAKVGKGTVFAVGDPWLYNEYVDGRKIPAEYQNFQAAKDLATWLLQQAK